The Zalophus californianus isolate mZalCal1 chromosome 8, mZalCal1.pri.v2, whole genome shotgun sequence genome has a segment encoding these proteins:
- the LOC113938245 gene encoding proteolipid protein 2-like, with product MADSERLSAPGCWAACTNFSRTRKGILLFAEIILCLVILICFSASTPGYSSLSVVEMILAAIFFVIYMCDLHTKIQFINWPWSGFFRTLIAAILYLITSIVVLVEGGNHSKIIAGVLGLLATSLFGYDAYITFPLRQQRHTAAPTDPADGPV from the coding sequence ATGGCGGATTCCGAGCGCCTCTCGGCCCCCGGCTGCTGGGCCGCCTGCACCAACTTTTCACGCACCCGAAAGGGAATTCTCCTGTTTGCTGAGATTATATTGTGCCTGGTGATTCTGATCTGCTTCAGTGCCTCCACACCAGGATACTCCTCCCTGTCGGTGGTCGAGATGATCCTTGCTGCTATCTTCTTTGTCATCTACATGTGCGACCTGCACACCAAGATACAGTTCATCAACTGGCCTTGGAGTGGTTTCTTCCGAACCCTCATAGCAGCCATCCTCTACCTGATCACCTCCATTGTTGTCCTTGTTGAGGGAGGAAACCACTCCAAAATCATCGCAGGGGTACTGGGCCTACTTGCTACAAGCCTCTTTGGCTATGATGCCTACATCACCTTCCCCTTGAGGCAGCAAAGACATACAGCAGCCCCTACTGACCCTGCAGATGGCCCGGTGTAG